In Liquorilactobacillus hordei DSM 19519, the following proteins share a genomic window:
- the fmt gene encoding methionyl-tRNA formyltransferase: protein MTSVIFMGTPQFAATILEGIIEAGYDVKAVVTQPDRYVGRKRILTASPVKQVAVNHTIPVYQPQKLGKSTELAELVEIKPDVIITAAFGQFLPMSLINSAKIAAVNVHGSLLPKYRGGAPVQYAIMNGEDKTGVTLIYMIKKMDAGEMLAQAELPILPNDDNGTIFSKMSLLGRDVLIETLPKIISGEVTGIKQDETAVTFAPVISPEQEKLSLDLTAQRLDYMIRALRPQPGAYFENFLNKRTKLWDINPLNEKTEYEAGVAIFVGKNKLKVAAAQGSVYEINEIQPAGKPKMTIGNFLNGQGQGIKAGQRIIIDE from the coding sequence ATGACATCAGTAATTTTTATGGGAACTCCCCAATTCGCGGCCACAATTCTTGAAGGAATAATCGAAGCTGGTTATGACGTTAAGGCAGTTGTGACGCAACCAGATCGATATGTAGGAAGAAAACGAATTTTAACAGCATCACCTGTGAAACAAGTAGCAGTGAATCACACGATTCCAGTCTATCAGCCACAGAAACTGGGAAAAAGCACAGAACTTGCAGAATTAGTAGAAATTAAACCGGATGTAATAATTACAGCTGCATTTGGGCAATTCTTACCAATGTCATTAATAAATTCTGCAAAAATTGCGGCAGTAAATGTCCATGGATCATTGTTGCCTAAGTATCGAGGAGGCGCACCTGTCCAATATGCAATCATGAATGGTGAGGATAAGACAGGGGTCACGCTAATCTATATGATTAAGAAGATGGATGCGGGTGAGATGTTAGCACAAGCTGAGTTACCAATTTTACCAAACGATGATAATGGAACTATTTTTTCTAAAATGAGCCTTTTAGGAAGGGATGTTTTGATAGAGACACTTCCTAAAATTATTAGTGGTGAAGTCACAGGAATAAAGCAAGATGAAACAGCGGTCACTTTTGCCCCAGTTATTTCACCAGAACAGGAGAAGTTATCATTGGATTTGACCGCACAGCGGCTTGATTATATGATTAGAGCACTTAGACCACAACCAGGGGCTTATTTTGAGAATTTTCTGAACAAAAGAACAAAGTTATGGGATATAAACCCACTTAATGAAAAAACGGAGTATGAAGCAGGAGTGGCAATCTTTGTTGGAAAGAATAAGTTGAAAGTAGCTGCTGCTCAGGGAAGTGTTTACGAAATAAATGAAATTCAACCGGCCGGCAAACCTAAAATGACAATTGGTAATTTTCTAAATGGGCAAGGTCAAGGAATAAAAGCAGGACAGAGGATTATAATAGATGAATGA